The sequence ACAAAACATGAATTAGCCTGACCTGGCTTTTTATTTGTCCTGTTCCTGCTATAAAAACGGTGATCAGACTTCCCGTTTTCTGGATGTTTTCTGAAGGAAGTAGGCAACAGCCAGTGCCAGCAGTATTGCAGCAATGGCAAGGGCATTCAGGCTGTTGACTTTTTCGAAATCGATGATGATGATTTTTCTTGCAAGAGCAATCATGGCAACTTCCAGAACAATTTCAGTATGGACTATTTTTTCATCGAGATACATTTTGATTGTCTGGAGAAGTTCCAGAGAAATAAGAAGC comes from Bacteroidales bacterium and encodes:
- a CDS encoding phosphate-starvation-inducible PsiE family protein, which encodes LLISLELLQTIKMYLDEKIVHTEIVLEVAMIALARKIIIIDFEKVNSLNALAIAAILLALAVAYFLQKTSRKREV